One segment of Humidesulfovibrio mexicanus DNA contains the following:
- a CDS encoding YkgJ family cysteine cluster protein: MAATRSAEPHRTRYPAHEVRHPWLSALLDAYHISDTAAREELARETARRAAPPACGPGCSVCCEGQVIPVSVFEVLGLWWYVAEMLKGRARHGVRKNLLERGAEDTRPTPVACPFLVRRSCAVYPVRPFICRQHHVFGRPCQPGENLRQARPGDIFNTAQDRARDMAWLLLPLYGVAQDDIDRRFERGYVQGRSRDLHSLPLANLVTHMDAAAKRKTDNHA; encoded by the coding sequence ATGGCCGCCACGCGTTCCGCCGAACCCCACCGCACGCGCTACCCCGCCCACGAGGTCCGGCACCCCTGGCTTTCGGCCCTGCTGGACGCCTACCACATTTCCGACACCGCCGCCCGCGAGGAATTGGCGCGGGAGACCGCCCGCCGCGCCGCGCCGCCCGCTTGCGGGCCGGGCTGCTCCGTGTGCTGCGAGGGGCAGGTGATCCCGGTTTCGGTATTCGAGGTGCTGGGCCTGTGGTGGTATGTTGCGGAGATGCTCAAGGGGCGGGCCAGGCACGGCGTGCGGAAAAATTTGCTGGAGCGCGGGGCCGAGGACACGCGGCCGACGCCTGTCGCCTGCCCGTTTCTGGTGCGGCGCTCCTGCGCGGTGTATCCGGTCCGGCCCTTCATTTGCCGCCAGCACCATGTGTTCGGGCGGCCCTGCCAGCCGGGGGAGAACCTGCGCCAGGCCCGCCCCGGCGACATCTTCAACACCGCCCAGGACCGCGCCAGGGACATGGCTTGGCTGCTGTTGCCCCTCTACGGCGTGGCCCAGGACGACATTGATCGCCGCTTCGAGAGGGGGTATGTGCAAGGCCGCAGCCGGGATCTGCACTCCCTGCCGCTTGCCAATCTCGTCACCCACATGGACGCCGCGGCGAAACGGAAGACCGACAACCATGCTTGA
- a CDS encoding DNA repair protein RecN — MLELLRIRDLALIEDAELEFASGMNALTGETGAGKSFIVRAIDFLTGEPMGADLVRPGKDKAVVEAVFVAEGENGAPEDLIIRRELAAETGRSRVYVNDRLASLETLRELKPGLVLHTSQHGQQKLLQPAFQQRILDGFLAAPELPAERDAALAGVRAVQAARQELAERMETLSRQREFLEFQREEIGRVNPLPGEEDELLVRKEALKGRERLEEARARALEALLGEVPLAARLGELARALAQLAPFDDSFDADREAAEDFRHQLSALDARIRRLRLDEGEDDIEAIEARLFELAKLKRKLNKGLDEIVDLGRQVEENLSFLDSCALDAKRLEREEAQAAQALGAVLERLNAARKDAADRLCARLGQELAGLGFSEYARVEFAFEPAPVYSGPEGELCELRGRLFWVPNPGQPPRPLDKIASGGELSRFLLALAGLQAESARPTLIFDEVDAGIGGHTLTRVGERLQALAARQQMILITHWPQLARLADRHFQVRKDVVDGMTYTGCARLDQAAIAAELARMSGVTA; from the coding sequence ATGCTTGAACTTCTGCGCATTCGCGACCTGGCGCTCATTGAGGACGCCGAACTGGAATTCGCCTCCGGCATGAACGCCCTTACCGGCGAGACCGGCGCGGGCAAGAGCTTCATCGTGCGCGCCATTGATTTCCTCACCGGCGAGCCCATGGGCGCGGACTTGGTGCGGCCGGGGAAGGACAAGGCCGTGGTGGAGGCCGTGTTCGTGGCGGAAGGCGAAAACGGCGCGCCCGAAGACCTCATCATCCGCCGCGAGCTGGCCGCTGAAACCGGCCGCAGCCGCGTCTACGTCAACGACCGCCTGGCCTCCCTGGAGACCCTGCGCGAGCTCAAGCCCGGCCTGGTGCTGCACACCAGCCAGCACGGCCAGCAGAAGCTGTTGCAGCCGGCCTTCCAGCAGCGCATTCTGGACGGCTTTCTGGCCGCGCCGGAACTGCCAGCCGAACGCGATGCGGCGCTTGCGGGCGTTCGCGCCGTGCAGGCCGCCCGCCAGGAACTGGCCGAGCGCATGGAGACGCTTTCGCGCCAGCGCGAGTTCCTGGAGTTCCAGCGCGAGGAGATCGGCCGCGTGAACCCCCTGCCCGGCGAGGAGGACGAGCTGCTCGTCCGCAAGGAGGCCCTCAAGGGCCGCGAGCGTCTGGAGGAAGCCCGCGCCCGCGCCCTGGAGGCGCTTCTGGGCGAGGTTCCCCTGGCCGCGCGCCTGGGCGAGCTGGCCCGCGCCCTGGCCCAGCTGGCCCCCTTCGACGACTCCTTTGACGCGGACCGGGAGGCGGCCGAGGATTTTCGCCACCAGCTCTCCGCCCTGGACGCGCGCATCCGCCGTTTGCGGCTGGACGAGGGCGAGGACGACATCGAGGCCATCGAGGCCCGGCTTTTCGAGCTGGCCAAGCTCAAGCGCAAGCTGAACAAGGGCCTGGACGAGATTGTGGACCTTGGCCGCCAGGTGGAGGAGAACCTGTCCTTCCTCGATTCCTGCGCCCTGGACGCCAAGCGCCTGGAGCGCGAGGAGGCCCAGGCGGCCCAGGCCCTGGGGGCCGTGCTGGAGCGCCTGAACGCCGCGCGGAAGGACGCGGCGGATCGCCTGTGCGCGCGCCTTGGCCAGGAACTCGCCGGGCTTGGCTTCTCCGAGTACGCCCGCGTGGAGTTCGCCTTCGAACCCGCTCCGGTCTATTCCGGCCCGGAGGGCGAGCTGTGCGAGCTGCGCGGCCGCCTGTTCTGGGTGCCCAACCCCGGCCAGCCGCCGCGGCCCCTGGACAAGATCGCCTCGGGCGGCGAACTGTCCCGTTTCCTGCTGGCCCTTGCCGGGCTGCAAGCCGAGAGCGCCCGGCCCACCCTCATTTTCGACGAGGTGGACGCCGGAATAGGCGGGCATACGCTGACCCGGGTGGGCGAACGCTTGCAGGCGCTCGCCGCGCGCCAGCAGATGATCCTCATCACCCACTGGCCGCAGCTGGCCCGGCTGGCCGACCGCCATTTCCAGGTGCGCAAGGACGTGGTGGACGGCATGACCTACACTGGCTGCGCGCGGCTGGACCAGGCGGCCATCGCCGCCGAACTGGCCCGCATGAGCGGCGTCACGGCCTGA
- a CDS encoding M48 family metallopeptidase produces the protein MTRRLAWAFVTLLALVAAACAKTAYTNRSQLLLISEGQEVALGLQSAQEVLKKEKESGDDLQVERVKRVGQRIAVAANKPDYKWEFRLIEKDTVNAFCLPGGKVFVYTGILDLTTSNDELAAVMGHEIAHALLRHGGERVSMALMAQMGGQAASLALGSSVSPAASQVFNQVYGVGAQVGVMLPHSRSQESEADEVGMILAAKAGYEPSGALSLWRKMDAYAKSKGQNAPGWLSTHPTTEDRIAAIKSKMGAIRAKYYQRQALR, from the coding sequence ATGACCCGCCGACTCGCCTGGGCCTTCGTGACCCTGCTCGCCCTGGTGGCCGCGGCCTGCGCCAAGACCGCCTACACCAACCGCAGCCAGCTCCTGCTCATCAGCGAGGGCCAGGAGGTGGCGCTCGGCCTGCAGAGCGCTCAGGAAGTGCTCAAAAAGGAAAAGGAGAGCGGCGACGACCTCCAGGTCGAGCGCGTGAAGCGCGTAGGGCAGCGCATCGCCGTCGCGGCCAACAAGCCGGACTACAAGTGGGAGTTCCGCTTGATCGAGAAGGACACCGTGAACGCCTTCTGCCTGCCGGGCGGCAAGGTTTTCGTGTACACCGGCATCCTGGATCTCACCACCAGCAACGACGAACTGGCCGCCGTCATGGGGCACGAGATCGCCCACGCGCTGCTGCGCCACGGCGGCGAGCGCGTGAGCATGGCCCTTATGGCGCAGATGGGCGGACAGGCGGCGTCTCTGGCCTTGGGCTCCAGCGTCAGCCCCGCCGCAAGCCAGGTGTTCAACCAGGTGTACGGCGTGGGCGCGCAGGTGGGCGTGATGTTGCCGCACAGCCGCTCCCAGGAATCCGAGGCCGACGAAGTGGGCATGATCCTGGCGGCCAAGGCGGGGTACGAGCCCTCGGGCGCGCTTTCCCTGTGGCGCAAGATGGACGCCTACGCCAAAAGCAAGGGCCAGAACGCGCCGGGCTGGCTTTCCACCCACCCCACCACAGAGGACCGCATAGCGGCCATCAAGTCCAAAATGGGCGCAATTCGCGCCAAGTATTACCAGCGCCAGGCCTTGCGCTAG
- a CDS encoding zinc ribbon domain-containing protein, which yields MIVCTGCGARNPDDAHVCSVCGRKLQSRRTAPQTERNGQAPLDLDALGRPPGEPDPATGQAGGAWEHLAPAERDLDEHAVKLVRSAAEIWTYALLLVASAVAMVVFQDWRYLAGGLVIAAGLAWARGI from the coding sequence ATGATCGTCTGCACAGGCTGCGGCGCCAGGAACCCGGACGATGCGCACGTCTGCTCGGTCTGCGGCCGCAAGCTGCAGTCGCGCCGGACCGCGCCCCAGACCGAGCGCAATGGCCAGGCACCGCTGGATCTGGATGCTCTTGGCAGGCCGCCGGGCGAGCCGGACCCGGCCACCGGGCAGGCGGGCGGAGCATGGGAACACCTTGCCCCGGCGGAGCGGGATCTGGACGAGCACGCCGTGAAGCTGGTGCGCTCCGCTGCGGAGATTTGGACCTACGCCCTGCTGCTGGTGGCCAGCGCGGTGGCGATGGTCGTGTTCCAAGACTGGCGCTATCTGGCGGGCGGACTGGTCATCGCCGCCGGGCTGGCCTGGGCGCGCGGCATCTAG
- a CDS encoding MFS transporter yields MSGDGGGPPRLGFEVLALCLVSLLCFCNLAIFYGFYNYLEHLNIDPALRGPLLALEPLTALALRPYLSTRLTLGNSVAAMGLGIGLAVLALASYPVATAAPALAAVRVLHGAGYVILASGLMTAFTHLIPPGRVAQAYGLLSLTTLLPSALMPPFVEAVTPHLPGPGWAYAMAAPLMLVTAPLLLPVARKVRALLVELAPGQDARPGWSEVLRGLKAPGVRTLLAGQLLLISGHTIVYFFMKSWALHIGAGNPGLFFTCVNLSTIAVRVLGMEQLDRLNPARTTGLALLFLAGLVPMFSLAESEAALLGLAVPFGAALGLMMPLVNAAMYRVSPEHLRAANANLLLVALDAGFILGPVIGGHMLAAGASLPLLFTVCGGVLLLGGLCVLPVARQTPAQGKAA; encoded by the coding sequence ATGAGCGGCGACGGCGGCGGCCCGCCACGGCTGGGCTTCGAGGTTCTGGCCCTGTGCCTGGTAAGCCTGCTGTGCTTTTGCAACCTGGCGATTTTCTACGGCTTTTACAACTACCTTGAGCACCTGAACATCGACCCCGCCCTGCGCGGCCCGCTGCTGGCTCTGGAGCCGCTCACGGCGCTGGCCCTGCGGCCGTACCTGAGCACCCGGCTGACCCTGGGCAACAGCGTGGCGGCCATGGGCCTGGGCATCGGCCTGGCTGTGCTGGCCCTGGCCAGCTACCCCGTGGCCACGGCCGCGCCCGCGTTGGCTGCGGTGCGCGTGCTGCACGGCGCTGGCTACGTCATCCTGGCCTCCGGGCTCATGACGGCCTTCACGCACCTCATTCCGCCCGGCCGGGTGGCCCAGGCCTACGGCCTGCTTTCCCTCACCACGCTCTTGCCCAGCGCGCTCATGCCGCCCTTTGTGGAGGCCGTGACCCCGCACCTGCCCGGCCCCGGCTGGGCCTACGCCATGGCCGCGCCGCTGATGCTGGTCACCGCGCCCCTGCTTCTGCCCGTGGCCCGCAAGGTCCGTGCCCTGCTGGTCGAACTCGCCCCCGGACAGGACGCCCGCCCCGGCTGGAGCGAGGTGCTGCGCGGACTGAAGGCCCCGGGCGTGCGCACGCTGCTGGCCGGGCAGCTCTTGCTCATTTCCGGGCACACCATTGTGTATTTCTTCATGAAAAGCTGGGCGCTCCACATCGGCGCGGGCAATCCGGGGCTGTTCTTCACCTGCGTCAACCTGAGCACCATTGCGGTGCGGGTGCTGGGCATGGAGCAGCTGGACAGGCTCAATCCCGCGCGGACAACGGGCCTGGCCCTGCTGTTTCTGGCCGGACTGGTGCCGATGTTCTCCCTGGCGGAAAGCGAAGCCGCGCTGCTGGGCCTGGCCGTACCCTTCGGCGCGGCGCTGGGCTTGATGATGCCGCTTGTGAACGCGGCCATGTACCGGGTCAGCCCGGAACACCTGCGCGCGGCCAACGCCAATCTGCTGCTGGTGGCCCTGGACGCGGGCTTCATCCTGGGACCGGTCATCGGCGGGCACATGCTGGCTGCGGGGGCGTCGTTGCCCCTTCTGTTCACCGTTTGCGGCGGCGTGCTGCTTCTGGGCGGGCTGTGCGTGCTGCCCGTGGCCCGGCAAACCCCGGCGCAGGGCAAGGCGGCCTAA
- a CDS encoding pyridoxal phosphate-dependent aminotransferase — protein sequence MSLPIAELVPPHIRAFEAYVPSRPDPELCRTYGVQRLHRLNNNENPLGPPPAARRVIEGFPPPGAAVYPSGDCHYLRAALAERFGKDPERFLVGNGSCEVIASVIKAFCDKGDNIVTADKTFAVYEWVAEFSGFHARLIPLKDYAFDAQGMLAAMDARTKILFVCNPNNPTGKWWRRDEMERFLAGVDGRAIVVLDEAYREYVDDEDFPDGMELMERHKNVVVFRTFSKMYALAGLRVGYVCGQKEVVDYIRRTHIVYSVNTLGQPAAAEALTDDAAHIRATREMVARAKALLLPAFDEMGLEHVSGAGNFVMVRTPASDSLMYRHLMRRGIMVRTMTGFRFPNWIRVSLVQEPVMREFLSAFRDVVDLVRGGPA from the coding sequence ATGTCCCTGCCGATTGCTGAGCTGGTTCCGCCGCACATCCGGGCCTTCGAGGCCTATGTGCCCAGCCGCCCGGACCCGGAGCTGTGCCGCACCTACGGCGTGCAGCGCCTGCACCGCCTGAACAACAACGAGAATCCCCTCGGGCCGCCGCCGGCCGCCCGCCGCGTCATCGAGGGCTTTCCGCCGCCGGGCGCGGCCGTGTACCCCAGCGGCGACTGCCACTACCTGCGCGCCGCCCTGGCCGAACGCTTCGGCAAGGATCCGGAGCGCTTCCTTGTGGGCAACGGCTCCTGCGAGGTCATCGCCAGCGTCATCAAGGCCTTCTGCGACAAGGGCGACAACATCGTCACCGCGGACAAGACCTTTGCCGTGTACGAATGGGTGGCGGAGTTCTCCGGCTTCCACGCCCGCCTCATCCCCCTCAAGGACTACGCCTTCGACGCCCAGGGGATGCTGGCGGCCATGGACGCGCGCACCAAGATCCTCTTTGTCTGCAATCCCAACAACCCCACAGGCAAATGGTGGCGGCGGGACGAGATGGAGCGCTTTCTGGCCGGGGTGGACGGCCGGGCAATCGTGGTGCTGGACGAGGCCTACCGCGAATACGTGGACGACGAGGACTTCCCCGACGGCATGGAGCTGATGGAGCGGCACAAGAACGTGGTGGTGTTCCGCACCTTCTCCAAGATGTACGCCCTTGCCGGGCTGCGGGTGGGCTATGTGTGCGGGCAGAAGGAGGTGGTGGACTACATCCGCCGCACGCACATCGTGTACTCCGTCAACACCCTGGGCCAGCCCGCCGCGGCCGAGGCGCTCACGGACGATGCCGCGCACATCCGCGCCACGCGCGAAATGGTGGCCCGGGCCAAGGCGCTCCTGCTGCCCGCCTTCGACGAGATGGGCCTGGAGCACGTGTCCGGCGCGGGCAACTTCGTCATGGTGCGCACGCCCGCGTCCGATTCGCTCATGTACCGCCACCTCATGCGCCGGGGAATCATGGTGCGCACCATGACCGGCTTCCGCTTCCCCAACTGGATCCGTGTGAGCCTTGTGCAGGAGCCGGTGATGCGCGAGTTCCTGAGCGCCTTCCGCGATGTGGTGGACCTTGTGCGCGGCGGCCCGGCATGA
- a CDS encoding cation:proton antiporter domain-containing protein, protein MEMPLFKEFVIIFALSIAVIYFCHKIKLPAIVGFLITGVLAGPYGLGFVKAVHEVETIAEVGVVLLMFTIGMELSLGELARLKRQVFLGGGAQVLLTILVFDALAMLMGYEPGQATFFGFLAALSSTAIVLRLLQQRAEMDSPHGRVSLSILILQDLIIVPMMLLVPFLSERGSALSTSLLLTGLQGAGLILLVFFLARKFTPRILRSIVGTRSRELFLLSTLSLCLTIAWFTSSLGLSLSLGAFMAGLIMSESEYSLSALEGILPFRDVFTSVFFISVGMLLDVQYVVANVALVGGATVLVLLIKALLAGGAAFILGFPLKPAVMVGLALCQVGEFSFVLAKAGVSHGLMNQENYQLFLAASILTMAATPPLIALSPRVAQRLASLPVFARMKPRPLEQEMEQACSGHACASDHLIIVGYGIGGRHLAQAAKRFGITYRIIEMNPETVRKSAAEGEPIMFGDASQSAVLEHVGVAQARVLAIMVNDPPSTRRITDAARKTNPGLHIVTRTRFLAEIGPLMELGASDVIPEEFETSVEIFTRVMMRYLVPRADIERFTQAVRAEGYQMLRTPDAQGESFEALSRQFPDMDLSALTIEPGCVLDGKTLLESDLRRLHGLTMVAVGRGGEVMANPDGTLRLQGGDVAYVFASHADIAAKAGLFTGRKRAWETADSPNAARQDQQG, encoded by the coding sequence ATGGAAATGCCTTTGTTCAAAGAATTCGTCATCATTTTCGCGCTGTCCATCGCGGTCATCTATTTTTGCCACAAGATAAAGCTCCCGGCCATCGTGGGCTTCCTCATCACCGGCGTGCTCGCCGGGCCGTACGGGCTCGGCTTCGTCAAGGCCGTGCACGAGGTGGAGACCATCGCCGAGGTTGGCGTGGTGCTGCTCATGTTCACCATCGGCATGGAGCTTTCCCTGGGCGAGTTGGCGCGCCTCAAGCGCCAGGTGTTCCTGGGCGGCGGCGCGCAGGTGCTGCTCACCATCCTCGTTTTCGACGCCCTGGCCATGCTCATGGGCTACGAGCCGGGCCAGGCCACCTTCTTCGGCTTCCTGGCGGCGCTCTCCTCCACGGCCATCGTGCTGCGGCTCTTGCAGCAGCGGGCCGAGATGGACAGCCCCCACGGCCGGGTCAGCCTGTCCATCCTCATCCTGCAGGACCTCATCATCGTGCCCATGATGCTGCTGGTGCCCTTCCTCTCCGAGCGCGGCTCGGCCTTGAGCACCTCGCTGCTGCTCACGGGCCTGCAGGGGGCGGGGCTGATCCTGCTGGTGTTCTTTCTGGCGCGCAAGTTCACCCCGCGCATCCTGCGCTCCATCGTGGGCACGCGCAGCCGCGAGCTGTTCCTTTTGTCCACCTTGAGCCTGTGCCTGACCATCGCCTGGTTCACGTCCAGCCTGGGGCTGTCCTTGTCCCTGGGCGCGTTCATGGCCGGGCTCATCATGTCCGAGTCGGAATACAGCCTAAGCGCCCTGGAGGGCATCCTGCCCTTCCGCGACGTGTTCACCAGCGTCTTCTTCATCTCCGTGGGCATGTTGCTCGACGTGCAGTATGTGGTGGCCAACGTGGCCCTGGTGGGCGGAGCCACGGTGCTGGTGCTCCTTATCAAGGCGCTGCTGGCGGGGGGCGCGGCCTTCATCCTGGGCTTCCCGCTCAAGCCCGCGGTGATGGTGGGCCTGGCCCTGTGCCAGGTGGGCGAGTTCTCCTTCGTGCTGGCCAAGGCCGGGGTATCGCACGGCCTCATGAACCAGGAGAACTACCAGCTTTTCCTCGCGGCCAGCATATTGACCATGGCCGCCACGCCGCCGCTCATCGCGCTCTCGCCGCGCGTGGCCCAGCGCCTGGCCTCGCTGCCCGTCTTCGCCCGCATGAAGCCCCGGCCCCTGGAGCAGGAAATGGAGCAGGCCTGCTCCGGCCACGCCTGCGCGTCCGACCACCTCATCATCGTGGGCTACGGCATTGGGGGCCGCCATCTGGCACAGGCCGCCAAGCGCTTCGGCATCACCTACCGCATCATCGAAATGAACCCCGAAACCGTGCGCAAAAGCGCGGCCGAGGGCGAGCCCATCATGTTCGGCGACGCAAGCCAAAGCGCCGTGCTGGAGCACGTGGGCGTGGCCCAGGCCCGCGTGCTGGCCATCATGGTCAACGATCCCCCCAGCACCCGGCGCATCACCGACGCGGCGCGCAAAACGAACCCTGGTCTGCACATCGTCACGCGCACGCGCTTCCTGGCGGAAATCGGCCCGCTCATGGAGCTTGGCGCAAGCGATGTCATCCCTGAGGAATTCGAGACCTCGGTGGAAATCTTCACCCGCGTGATGATGCGCTACCTGGTGCCCAGGGCGGACATCGAACGCTTCACCCAGGCCGTGCGCGCGGAGGGCTACCAGATGCTGCGCACGCCGGACGCCCAGGGCGAGAGCTTCGAGGCCCTGAGCAGGCAGTTCCCGGACATGGACCTGAGCGCGCTGACCATCGAACCCGGCTGCGTGCTGGACGGCAAGACCCTGCTGGAAAGCGACCTGCGCCGTCTGCACGGGCTGACCATGGTGGCCGTGGGGCGCGGCGGCGAGGTGATGGCCAACCCGGACGGCACCCTGCGCCTGCAGGGCGGCGACGTGGCCTACGTGTTCGCCTCCCATGCGGACATCGCCGCCAAGGCCGGGCTGTTCACGGGCCGCAAGCGCGCCTGGGAGACGGCAGACAGCCCAAACGCCGCGCGGCAGGACCAACAAGGCTGA
- a CDS encoding cation-transporting P-type ATPase: MNETAPLWHAMSAQDAAKRLDTDPERGLSSGEAAERLRQHGPNALPVRKGKSALTRFLLQFHQPLVYILLAAGVITALLGEVVDSSVILGVVLVNAVIGYLQESKAVRALSALSATMTTEATVLRDGAPVRLDAAALVPGDVVILRSGDKTPADVRILSSRELRSDESMLTGESLPVEKSADPVSPDAVLAERRSMAFAGALVTYGQGRAVVAATGAGTELGRISSLMESADELETPLTRKISRFSHLLLVAILVLAGLNFALGLWRGETAVDMFMASVALAVGAIPEGLPAAVTIILAIGVSRMAARRAVIRRLPAVETLGSVTVICTDKTGTLTENQMTVHSLWAAGVEALVGGTGYAPEGEITAPGGLSAAHRECLLAGLLCNDAVLRAPGEPGGNGAPSATWRVEGDPSEAALLVSAAKAGLSRAEEQAAWPRVDELAFESERQYMATLHKNADEAVIWLKGSVERVLERCGQALAADGTLEPLDAAAVTRKTEELAARGLRVLAFAKGTPAPDAAALEHEDVALGLVFLGLQGMIDPPRAEAVDAVAACRRAGVLVKMITGDHAGTAVAIGRMLGLSGPSCEADGHCRALTGAELARLSDAQFAAEARAVSVFARVSPEQKLRLVRALQAQGEVVAMTGDGVNDAPALKQADIGVAMGQAGTDAAKEAADMVLTDDNFASIAAAVEEGRGVFDNLVKFIAWTLPTNLGEGMVILTAFLFGVALPILPVQILWINMTTAAALGLMLSFEPKEPGIMDRAPRAPGKPILDRLLAGRIALVGALLLVTAFGLFEYELSRGASLEQARTVAVNVFVLVETAYLFNARSFRRSPFALGFFSNPWASWGAGLMLALQGAYTYVPAMNALFQSAPLAPRQWPLVLGSAVAVFLLVEIEKKLRNGLRRTASASHST, translated from the coding sequence ATGAACGAAACCGCCCCCCTCTGGCACGCCATGAGCGCCCAGGATGCCGCCAAGCGCCTGGACACAGACCCGGAACGCGGACTCTCGTCCGGGGAGGCCGCAGAACGCCTGCGCCAGCACGGCCCAAACGCCCTGCCCGTGCGCAAGGGCAAGTCCGCCCTCACGCGCTTTCTGCTCCAGTTCCACCAGCCGCTGGTGTACATCCTGCTGGCGGCGGGCGTCATCACCGCCCTGCTGGGCGAGGTCGTGGACTCCAGCGTCATCCTGGGCGTGGTGCTGGTCAACGCCGTCATCGGCTACCTGCAGGAGTCCAAGGCCGTGCGCGCCCTTTCCGCGCTTTCGGCCACCATGACCACCGAGGCCACGGTGCTGCGCGACGGCGCCCCCGTGCGCCTGGACGCCGCCGCCCTCGTGCCCGGAGACGTGGTCATCCTGCGCTCCGGCGACAAGACGCCCGCTGATGTGCGCATCCTGTCCTCGCGCGAACTGCGCTCCGACGAATCCATGCTCACGGGAGAATCCCTGCCGGTGGAAAAATCCGCCGACCCCGTTTCGCCCGACGCCGTGCTGGCCGAGCGGCGCTCCATGGCCTTTGCCGGGGCCCTGGTCACCTACGGCCAAGGCCGCGCCGTGGTGGCGGCCACCGGAGCGGGCACGGAGTTGGGCCGCATCTCCTCGCTCATGGAATCCGCCGACGAACTGGAGACCCCGCTCACACGCAAGATCAGCCGCTTCAGCCATCTCCTGCTGGTGGCCATCCTTGTCCTGGCCGGGCTGAACTTCGCCCTGGGCCTGTGGCGCGGCGAAACGGCCGTGGACATGTTCATGGCCTCGGTGGCCCTGGCCGTGGGCGCCATTCCCGAAGGGCTGCCCGCAGCGGTGACCATCATCCTGGCCATCGGCGTGTCGCGCATGGCCGCGCGCCGGGCGGTCATCCGCCGTCTGCCCGCGGTGGAGACGCTGGGCAGCGTCACGGTCATCTGCACGGACAAGACCGGCACCCTCACCGAGAACCAGATGACCGTGCACAGCCTGTGGGCCGCCGGGGTGGAGGCGCTGGTCGGCGGCACAGGCTATGCGCCGGAGGGCGAGATCACCGCGCCCGGCGGACTTTCCGCCGCGCACCGGGAGTGCCTGCTGGCCGGGCTTTTGTGCAACGACGCCGTGCTGCGCGCCCCGGGCGAGCCCGGCGGCAACGGCGCGCCGAGCGCCACTTGGCGCGTGGAGGGCGACCCCTCGGAGGCGGCGCTGCTGGTCAGCGCGGCCAAGGCCGGGCTTTCCCGCGCAGAGGAGCAGGCCGCCTGGCCGCGAGTGGACGAGCTGGCCTTCGAGTCCGAGCGGCAGTACATGGCCACCCTGCACAAGAATGCGGACGAGGCCGTCATCTGGCTCAAAGGCTCCGTGGAGCGCGTGCTGGAGCGCTGCGGCCAGGCCCTGGCGGCAGATGGAACGCTGGAGCCGCTGGACGCTGCGGCGGTGACGCGCAAGACAGAGGAGCTTGCCGCTCGTGGCCTGCGCGTGCTGGCCTTCGCCAAGGGAACCCCCGCTCCGGACGCCGCGGCCCTGGAGCATGAGGACGTGGCCCTGGGACTCGTCTTCCTTGGCCTGCAGGGCATGATCGACCCGCCCAGGGCCGAGGCCGTGGACGCGGTGGCCGCCTGCCGCCGCGCCGGGGTGCTGGTCAAGATGATCACCGGCGACCACGCCGGGACCGCCGTGGCCATCGGCCGGATGCTGGGCCTTTCCGGACCGTCCTGCGAGGCCGACGGCCACTGCCGCGCCCTGACCGGGGCGGAGCTTGCGCGCTTGTCCGATGCGCAGTTCGCGGCCGAGGCCCGCGCCGTGTCGGTGTTCGCCCGCGTCTCGCCGGAGCAGAAGCTGCGCCTGGTGCGCGCCCTGCAAGCCCAGGGCGAGGTGGTGGCCATGACCGGCGACGGCGTCAACGACGCTCCGGCACTCAAGCAGGCGGACATCGGCGTGGCCATGGGCCAGGCTGGCACCGACGCAGCCAAGGAGGCGGCGGACATGGTGCTCACCGACGACAACTTCGCCAGCATCGCCGCAGCGGTGGAGGAAGGCCGCGGCGTGTTCGACAACCTGGTCAAGTTCATCGCCTGGACGCTGCCCACCAACCTGGGCGAGGGCATGGTCATCCTGACGGCCTTCCTTTTCGGCGTGGCCCTGCCCATCCTGCCGGTGCAGATCCTCTGGATCAACATGACCACCGCGGCGGCCCTGGGCCTCATGCTCTCCTTCGAACCCAAGGAGCCGGGCATCATGGACAGGGCGCCGCGCGCACCCGGCAAACCCATCCTGGACCGCCTGCTTGCCGGGCGCATCGCGTTGGTGGGCGCGCTCCTGCTGGTGACGGCCTTCGGGCTCTTCGAGTACGAGCTTTCGCGCGGGGCCAGCCTGGAGCAGGCCCGCACCGTGGCGGTCAATGTCTTCGTCCTGGTGGAGACGGCCTATCTGTTCAACGCGCGTTCGTTCCGCCGCTCGCCCTTTGCCCTGGGCTTCTTCTCCAATCCCTGGGCCAGTTGGGGCGCGGGGCTGATGCTGGCGCTGCAAGGCGCCTACACCTACGTTCCGGCCATGAACGCCCTTTTCCAGAGCGCGCCGCTGGCCCCAAGGCAATGGCCCCTGGTGCTCGGCTCGGCCGTGGCGGTGTTCCTGCTGGTGGAAATCGAAAAGAAGCTGCGCAACGGCTTGAGAAGAACCGCCAGCGCATCACATTCGACTTGA